One genomic region from Salvia hispanica cultivar TCC Black 2014 chromosome 2, UniMelb_Shisp_WGS_1.0, whole genome shotgun sequence encodes:
- the LOC125207703 gene encoding 40S ribosomal protein S9-2-like, protein MVHVSFYRNYGKTFKKPRRPYEKERLDAELKLVGEYGLRCKRELWRVQYALSRIRNNARNLLTLDEKDPRRIFEGEALLRRMNRYGLLDESQNKLDYVLSLTVENFLERRLQTLVFKAGMAKSIHHARVLIRQRHIRVGRQVVNVASFLVRVDSQKHIDFSLTSPFGGGRPGRVKRKNQKAAAKKASGGDGDEDDEE, encoded by the exons ATGGTGCACGTTTCCTTTTACCGCAACT ATGGAAAGACTTTTAAGAAGCCCCGTCGTCCCTATGAAAAGGAGCGGTTGGATGCTGAGTTGAAACTTGTTGGAGAATACGGTCTTAGGTGTAAGAGGGAGCTGTGGAGGGTTCAGTATGCTTTGAGCCGTATCAGGAACAATGCTAGAAATCTGTTGACCCTTGATGAGAAGGACCCTCGTCGTATTTTTGAGGGTGAAGCTCTTTTGAGGAGGATGAACAGGTATGGCCTCCTCGATGAGAGCCAGAACAAGCTTGATTATGTCTTGTCTCTCACCGTTGAGAACTTTCTTGAGCGCCGTCTGCAAACTCTTGTCTTTAAGGCGGGTATGGCCAAGTCCATCCATCATGCCAGAGTTCTTATCAGGCAGAGGCATATAAG AGTTGGAAGGCAAGTTGTTAATGTGGCTTCATTCCTTGTGAGGGTTGATTCCCAGAAGCACATTGATTTCTCTCTCACAAGTCCATTTGGCGGTGGCAGACCTGGAAGAGTGAAGCGAAAGAACCAGAAGGCAGCTGCAAAGAAGGCCTCTGGGGGTGATGGAGATGAGGATGATGAGGAGTGA
- the LOC125204600 gene encoding PH, RCC1 and FYVE domains-containing protein 1-like isoform X1, with protein sequence MADLQRLSVVERDIDQAITSLKKGAHLLKYGRRGKPKFCPFRLSTDESTLIWYYGKDEKHLDLRNVSRIIPGQRTAVFQRYPRPEKEYQSFSLIYNDRSLDLICKDKDEAEVWFVGLKALIERGSHRKVRNEARSDTASSESPRIWRVSRSSSFLAQDMSEHHQRLDSTPQSRLGKVFAEVLSFTGSSKNHLFAESPAHCFTPHSAGAAENTNARTSGSETIRVSLSSALSSSSQGSYNEDFDNLGDVFIWGEGTGNGVMGGGLTKIKESFIKKSDALVPKALDSTGVLDVQSIACGQRHAILVTKQGEAYSWGEEAGGRLGHGMETDIFHPKLIEVFNGKTIEMVACGDYHTCAVTHSGDLYTWGDGSSGCGLLGHGTDVSHWIPKRVNGPTDGFQITFVSCGPWHTALLTSTGHMFTFGDGTFGALGHGDRSGTSIPREVEALKGLHAQHVACGVWHTAAVVKLVYKSSTSGQGLYSSSAGKLYTWGDGEYGQLGHGDDKPRLVPERISSLVDTDFSQVACGNKLTVALTTSGNVYTMGKDGKAPTCIKGSIANCCVEEIACGSHHIAVLTSKAEVYTWGKGANGQLGHGDNEDRNTPTLVSFLKEKHVKSIVCGSNFTAVICLHKWISSADISVCSGCHNPFSFMRKRHNCYNCGLGICTACSTRKSVKASLAPSMNKPYRVCDDCFTKLQKTSDHASVPRVPYVKSVSTLHKASDIPEPGIPRLPASMSRLSFTESLKYDRTSSFSVKPESADNRMFPLRNGNMPRPSTSSKSPSSPYGSSPGSLSFIVHDSRVFSQSPSPVLGKRSSTPSPSPSFSFRTLEATPDELKSSNDILSMELKDLRQQVDKLSTKSQSLESELERKSEQLKEVTARAADEAEKSQAAKEVIKSLTAQLKDMAERGPKKQGCSHSDEQISNDSNGPSNGSVVTVKTSPKNEPSGSSSAPLSNGTEAQSQKSERTIQDEPGVYITLAPLQNGTNELRRVRFSRKQYTEEQAEKWWAENETRLCKQHNIRTT encoded by the exons ATGGCTGATTTGCAGAGGCTTAGTGTTGTTGAAAGAGACATTGATCAG gcCATTACATCTCTAAAGAAAGGAGCACACTTGTTGAAGTATGGTCGGAGAGGGAAGCCAAAGTTCTGTCCTTTTCGACTTTCCACA GATGAGTCTACCTTGATATGGTATTATGGAAAAGACGAGAAACACCTTGATCTACGCAATGTTTCCCGGATAATTCCCGGGCAGAGGACT GCAGTATTTCAGCGGTATCCTCGGCCAGAGAAGGAATACCAATCCTTTTCTCTGATATATAATGACAGATCCTTGGATTTG ATATGTAAAGACAAGGACGAAGCTGAGGTTTGGTTTGTTGGTTTAAAAGCTCTAATTGAGCGTGGTAGCCACAGGAAAGTAAGAAACGAAGCAAGGAGCGACACTGCATCATCTGAAAGTCCTCGCATTTGGAGGGTTTCTCGATCAAGTTCATTT TTGGCTCAGGATATGAGCGAGCACCACCAACGATTGGATAGCACACCTCAGAGCAGATTAGGAAAAGTATTTGCTGAGGTTTTGTCATTCACTGGTTCAAGCAAGAATCACCTATTTGCTGAGTCTCCTGCGCATTGTTTCACTCCGCATTCAGCTGGAGCCGCAGAAAACACAAATGCCCGAACTTCTGGGAGTGAAACAATCAGGGTGAGCCTCTCTAGTGCTCTAAGTTCATCGAGTCAAGGTTCGTATAATGAGGATTTTGATAACTTGGGTGATGTTTTCATCTGGGGAGAAGGCACTGGAAACGGAGTAATGGGAGGCGGTCttactaaaattaaagaatcgtttattaaaaaaagtgatgCTCTAGTTCCCAAGGCCTTGGATTCGACAGGGGTACTTGATGTGCAAAGCATTGCTTGTGGGCAGAGACACGCCATTTTAGTCACAAAACAAGGGGAGGCGTACAGCTGGGGTGAGGAGGCTGGAGGGAGACTGGGGCATGGCATGGAAACAGACATTTTCCACCCAAAGCTCATTGAAGTTTTTAATGGGAAGACCATTGAAATGGTAGCATGTGGCGATTATCATACCTGTGCAGTTACACATTCGGGCGACCTCTACACTTGGGGTGATGGATCTTCTGGATGTGGCTTGCTTGGGCATGGAACTGATGTGAGTCACTGGATCCCCAAACGGGTCAATGGCCCTACAGACGGCTTCCAAATCACATTCGTCTCGTGTGGACCTTGGCATACGGCTCTCCTTACCTCAACCGGCCACATGTTTACATTTGGAGATGGAACCTTTGGTGCATTAGGCCATGGTGATCGTAGTGGAACCAGCATTCCACGAGAAGTGGAAGCTTTGAAGGGACTACATGCGCAGCACGTTGCTTGTGGTGTATGGCACACTGCAGCTGTGGttaaactagtatataaatctTCCACCTCAGGGCAAGGGCTGTACAGTTCCTCCGCTGGAAAGCTTTACACGTGGGGGGACGGAGAATACGGGCAGCTAGGGCATGGTGATGATAAACCAAGGCTGGTTCCCGAACGCATATCTTCGTTGGTTGACACTGATTTTTCTCAGGTAGCATGTGGGAACAAGCTCACTGTTGCTCTTACGACCTCAGGAAACGTATACACCATGGGAAAAGATGGAAAGGCTCCAACTTGTATAAAAGGTAGCATTGCAAACTGTTGCGTGGAAGAGATTGCATGTGGCTCACATCACATTGCTGTTTTGACGTCGAAAGCAGAGGTTTACACATGGGGTAAAGGTGCTAATGGCCAACTCGGGCATGGAGACAACGAAGACAGGAACACACCCACACTTGTCTCCTTCTTGAAGGAGAAGCATGTGAAAAGCATAGTGTGTGGCTCGAATTTCACTGCTGTTATATGCCTTCATAAATGGATATCCAGTGCAGATATCTCTGTCTGCTCTGGCTGTCATAACCCTTTCAGTTTCATGCGGAAACGCCACAACTGTTACAACTGTGGGCTTGGCATCTGCACAGCTTGCAGCACTAGGAAGTCAGTTAAAGCCTCGTTAGCTCCCAGTATGAACAAGCCATATCGCGTTTGTGATGATTGTTTCACCAAATTACAGAAGACTTCAGATCATGCATCTGTTCCCCGCGTTCCTTATGTCAAAAGTGTGAGTACGTTACATAAGGCCAGTGATATCCCCGAACCTGGGATTCCCCGTTTGCCAGCAAGTATGTCCCGACTATCATTTACCGAGTCACTCAAGTATGACAGGACGTCCTCGTTCAGTGTGAAGCCTGAATCAGCTGATAACCGCATGTTTCCTCTTCGGAATGGGAATATGCCGAGGCCCAGCACTTCTTCAAAATCGCCATCTAGCCCCTACGGCTCTTCACCGGGCTCTCTCTCATTTATCGTGCATGATTCTAGAGTATTTTCTCAGTCACCTTCTCCAGTACTAGGGAAGAGGTCATCGACCCCATCACCCTCTCCATCATTCTCATTTCGAACACTTGAAGCAACTCCCGATGAATTAAAGAGTAGCAATGATATCCTAAGCATGGAGCTCAAAGATTTAAGGCAACAG GTGGATAAACTTTCAACCAAATCCCAGTCTCTAGAATCTGAACTTGAAAGAAAATCAGAGCAACTGAAGGAGGTGACTGCACGGGCAGCCGATGAAGCTGAAAAAAGCCAGGCTGCGAAAGAAGTGATCAAGTCACTGACTGCTCAG TTAAAAGATATGGCCGAGAGAGGACCAAAGAAACAAGGGTGCAGCCATAGTGATGAGCAGATAAGCAATGACTCTAATGGTCCATCCAACGGGAGCGTTGTGACTGTCAAAACCTCTCCAAAGAACGAGCCTAGTGGCAGTTCGTCTGCACCACTGTCCAATGGTACTGAAGCCCAGTCACAGAAATCAGAGCGGACTATACAAGACGAGCCTGGCGTGTACATAACTCTTGCCCCGTTGCAGAACGGAACCAATGAACTCAGACGAGTTCGATTCAG TAGGAAACAGTACACAGAGGAACAAGCAGAGAAGTGGTGGGCTGAAAACGAGACGAGGCTATGCAAGCAACACAACATAAGAACGACGTAG
- the LOC125208422 gene encoding HVA22-like protein a, which produces MGSGDNLFTVVAKNIDVLAMPLVSLVYPLYCSVKAIETKSRIDDQQWLTYWVLYSLITLFELTFSKLIEWFPIWSYAKLAGVCWLVLPYFNGAAYVYDNFIRPFYKNPQIKMWYVPRKKDVFSKPDDVLSAAEKYIQENGPEAFERLIARADREARSRRSSYSIFHDDYEY; this is translated from the exons ATGGGCTCTGGAGACAATCTCTTCACTGTTGTGGCAAAGAACATTGATGTTCTTGCTAT GCCTCTGGTTTCTCTCGTTTATCCTCT GTATTGTTCGGTGAAGGCCATCGAGACTAAATCGCGCATAGACGATCAGCAATGGCTGACATATTGGGTGCTCTACTCTCTCATCACCTTATTCGAGCTCACATTCTCCAAACTCATCGAGTG GTTTCCGATCTGGTCTTACGCGAAGCTGGCGGGCGTGTGCTGGCTGGTGCTGCCCTACTTCAACGGTGCAGCTTACGTGTATGACAATTTCATCAGACCTTTCTACAAAAATCCTCAGATTAAAATGTGGTACGTCCCAAGAAAAAAGGATGTGTTTAGCAAGCCAGATGATGTTTTGTCTGCTgctgaaaaatatattcagGAAAATGGACCTGAGGCGTTTGAAAGGCTCATTGCTAgg GCTGACAGAGAAGCGAGGAGCAGGAGGAGCAGCTACTCGATCTTCCATGATGattatgaatattaa
- the LOC125204600 gene encoding PH, RCC1 and FYVE domains-containing protein 1-like isoform X2, whose protein sequence is MADLQRLSVVERDIDQAITSLKKGAHLLKYGRRGKPKFCPFRLSTDESTLIWYYGKDEKHLDLRNVSRIIPGQRTAVFQRYPRPEKEYQSFSLIYNDRSLDLICKDKDEAEVWFVGLKALIERGSHRKVRNEARSDTASSESPRIWRVSRSSSFLAQDMSEHHQRLDSTPQSRLGKVFAEVLSFTGSSKNHLFAESPAHCFTPHSAGAAENTNARTSGSETIRVSLSSALSSSSQGSYNEDFDNLGDVFIWGEGTGNGVMGGGLTKIKESFIKKSDALVPKALDSTGVLDVQSIACGQRHAILVTKQGEAYSWGEEAGGRLGHGMETDIFHPKLIEVFNGKTIEMVACGDYHTCAVTHSGDLYTWGDGSSGCGLLGHGTDVSHWIPKRVNGPTDGFQITFVSCGPWHTALLTSTGHMFTFGDGTFGALGHGDRSGTSIPREVEALKGLHAQHVACGVWHTAAVVKLVYKSSTSGQGLYSSSAGKLYTWGDGEYGQLGHGDDKPRLVPERISSLVDTDFSQVACGNKLTVALTTSGNVYTMGKDGKAPTCIKGSIANCCVEEIACGSHHIAVLTSKAEVYTWGKGANGQLGHGDNEDRNTPTLVSFLKEKHVKSIVCGSNFTAVICLHKWISSADISVCSGCHNPFSFMRKRHNCYNCGLGICTACSTRKSVKASLAPSMNKPYRVCDDCFTKLQKTSDHASVPRVPYVKSVSTLHKASDIPEPGIPRLPASMSRLSFTESLKYDRTSSFSVKPESADNRMFPLRNGNMPRPSTSSKSPSSPYGSSPGSLSFIVHDSRVFSQSPSPVLGKRSSTPSPSPSFSFRTLEATPDELKSSNDILSMELKDLRQQVDKLSTKSQSLESELERKSEQLKEVTARAADEAEKSQAAKEVIKSLTAQLKDMAERGPKKQGCSHSDEQISNDSNGPSNGSVVTVKTSPKNEPSGSSSAPLSNGTEAQSQKSERTIQDEPGVYITLAPLQNGTNELRRVRFRKQYTEEQAEKWWAENETRLCKQHNIRTT, encoded by the exons ATGGCTGATTTGCAGAGGCTTAGTGTTGTTGAAAGAGACATTGATCAG gcCATTACATCTCTAAAGAAAGGAGCACACTTGTTGAAGTATGGTCGGAGAGGGAAGCCAAAGTTCTGTCCTTTTCGACTTTCCACA GATGAGTCTACCTTGATATGGTATTATGGAAAAGACGAGAAACACCTTGATCTACGCAATGTTTCCCGGATAATTCCCGGGCAGAGGACT GCAGTATTTCAGCGGTATCCTCGGCCAGAGAAGGAATACCAATCCTTTTCTCTGATATATAATGACAGATCCTTGGATTTG ATATGTAAAGACAAGGACGAAGCTGAGGTTTGGTTTGTTGGTTTAAAAGCTCTAATTGAGCGTGGTAGCCACAGGAAAGTAAGAAACGAAGCAAGGAGCGACACTGCATCATCTGAAAGTCCTCGCATTTGGAGGGTTTCTCGATCAAGTTCATTT TTGGCTCAGGATATGAGCGAGCACCACCAACGATTGGATAGCACACCTCAGAGCAGATTAGGAAAAGTATTTGCTGAGGTTTTGTCATTCACTGGTTCAAGCAAGAATCACCTATTTGCTGAGTCTCCTGCGCATTGTTTCACTCCGCATTCAGCTGGAGCCGCAGAAAACACAAATGCCCGAACTTCTGGGAGTGAAACAATCAGGGTGAGCCTCTCTAGTGCTCTAAGTTCATCGAGTCAAGGTTCGTATAATGAGGATTTTGATAACTTGGGTGATGTTTTCATCTGGGGAGAAGGCACTGGAAACGGAGTAATGGGAGGCGGTCttactaaaattaaagaatcgtttattaaaaaaagtgatgCTCTAGTTCCCAAGGCCTTGGATTCGACAGGGGTACTTGATGTGCAAAGCATTGCTTGTGGGCAGAGACACGCCATTTTAGTCACAAAACAAGGGGAGGCGTACAGCTGGGGTGAGGAGGCTGGAGGGAGACTGGGGCATGGCATGGAAACAGACATTTTCCACCCAAAGCTCATTGAAGTTTTTAATGGGAAGACCATTGAAATGGTAGCATGTGGCGATTATCATACCTGTGCAGTTACACATTCGGGCGACCTCTACACTTGGGGTGATGGATCTTCTGGATGTGGCTTGCTTGGGCATGGAACTGATGTGAGTCACTGGATCCCCAAACGGGTCAATGGCCCTACAGACGGCTTCCAAATCACATTCGTCTCGTGTGGACCTTGGCATACGGCTCTCCTTACCTCAACCGGCCACATGTTTACATTTGGAGATGGAACCTTTGGTGCATTAGGCCATGGTGATCGTAGTGGAACCAGCATTCCACGAGAAGTGGAAGCTTTGAAGGGACTACATGCGCAGCACGTTGCTTGTGGTGTATGGCACACTGCAGCTGTGGttaaactagtatataaatctTCCACCTCAGGGCAAGGGCTGTACAGTTCCTCCGCTGGAAAGCTTTACACGTGGGGGGACGGAGAATACGGGCAGCTAGGGCATGGTGATGATAAACCAAGGCTGGTTCCCGAACGCATATCTTCGTTGGTTGACACTGATTTTTCTCAGGTAGCATGTGGGAACAAGCTCACTGTTGCTCTTACGACCTCAGGAAACGTATACACCATGGGAAAAGATGGAAAGGCTCCAACTTGTATAAAAGGTAGCATTGCAAACTGTTGCGTGGAAGAGATTGCATGTGGCTCACATCACATTGCTGTTTTGACGTCGAAAGCAGAGGTTTACACATGGGGTAAAGGTGCTAATGGCCAACTCGGGCATGGAGACAACGAAGACAGGAACACACCCACACTTGTCTCCTTCTTGAAGGAGAAGCATGTGAAAAGCATAGTGTGTGGCTCGAATTTCACTGCTGTTATATGCCTTCATAAATGGATATCCAGTGCAGATATCTCTGTCTGCTCTGGCTGTCATAACCCTTTCAGTTTCATGCGGAAACGCCACAACTGTTACAACTGTGGGCTTGGCATCTGCACAGCTTGCAGCACTAGGAAGTCAGTTAAAGCCTCGTTAGCTCCCAGTATGAACAAGCCATATCGCGTTTGTGATGATTGTTTCACCAAATTACAGAAGACTTCAGATCATGCATCTGTTCCCCGCGTTCCTTATGTCAAAAGTGTGAGTACGTTACATAAGGCCAGTGATATCCCCGAACCTGGGATTCCCCGTTTGCCAGCAAGTATGTCCCGACTATCATTTACCGAGTCACTCAAGTATGACAGGACGTCCTCGTTCAGTGTGAAGCCTGAATCAGCTGATAACCGCATGTTTCCTCTTCGGAATGGGAATATGCCGAGGCCCAGCACTTCTTCAAAATCGCCATCTAGCCCCTACGGCTCTTCACCGGGCTCTCTCTCATTTATCGTGCATGATTCTAGAGTATTTTCTCAGTCACCTTCTCCAGTACTAGGGAAGAGGTCATCGACCCCATCACCCTCTCCATCATTCTCATTTCGAACACTTGAAGCAACTCCCGATGAATTAAAGAGTAGCAATGATATCCTAAGCATGGAGCTCAAAGATTTAAGGCAACAG GTGGATAAACTTTCAACCAAATCCCAGTCTCTAGAATCTGAACTTGAAAGAAAATCAGAGCAACTGAAGGAGGTGACTGCACGGGCAGCCGATGAAGCTGAAAAAAGCCAGGCTGCGAAAGAAGTGATCAAGTCACTGACTGCTCAG TTAAAAGATATGGCCGAGAGAGGACCAAAGAAACAAGGGTGCAGCCATAGTGATGAGCAGATAAGCAATGACTCTAATGGTCCATCCAACGGGAGCGTTGTGACTGTCAAAACCTCTCCAAAGAACGAGCCTAGTGGCAGTTCGTCTGCACCACTGTCCAATGGTACTGAAGCCCAGTCACAGAAATCAGAGCGGACTATACAAGACGAGCCTGGCGTGTACATAACTCTTGCCCCGTTGCAGAACGGAACCAATGAACTCAGACGAGTTCGATTCAG GAAACAGTACACAGAGGAACAAGCAGAGAAGTGGTGGGCTGAAAACGAGACGAGGCTATGCAAGCAACACAACATAAGAACGACGTAG